From one Triticum urartu cultivar G1812 chromosome 3, Tu2.1, whole genome shotgun sequence genomic stretch:
- the LOC125543396 gene encoding uncharacterized protein LOC125543396, with protein MSAPPMAASAQELPPAQQQPAAEQAPSLALALVPQPQAQAQIKPTRVSLSYEEISKLFSLPIAEAASILGVCTSVLKRICRTHGIVRWPYRKIVSGKGDDAKNAEREKAMQLLELSKIAKQKAISSSGSLATSSSGAFQGVPKAQQGSAKAGTAIGRQNAPSLSQFSQAKDIPTYMDDFKYGFPSSGLSTETMKWWGTDSHTETAPAKDDNREGSESTNEASKGMTDDELDWGADEPEADADGVAAATDPSAQLCSLRRKAAGDGRRLLNGDTGRVQQLCRLNKRQKIVLAQVFGASLPEQRRSKLA; from the exons ATGTCCGCGCCCCCCATGGCTGCCAGCGCCCAGGAGCTTCCCCCGGCGCAGCAGCAGCCAGCGGCGGAGCAGGCTCCCTCCTTGGCGCTGGCGCTGGTGCCTCAGCCGCAGGCGCAGGCGCAGATTAAGCCGACCAGGGTGTCGCTGTCCTACGAGGAGATCTCCAAGCTCTTCTCCCTCCCCATCGCGGAGGCCGCCTCCATCCTAG GGGTTTGCACCAGCGTCCTCAAGCGGATATGCCGCACCCACGGTATTGTCAGATGGCCGTATCGAAAG ATTGTTTCTGGGAAGGGTGATGACGCAAAAAATGCTGAAAGAGAGAAAGCCATGCAGCTTCTTGAGTTGTCAAAAATTGCAAAACAAAAGGCTATAAGCTCTTCTGGTTCATTAGCGAC GTCATCATCAGGTGCTTTCCAGGGAGTGCCAAAAGCTCAACAAGGCAGTGCGAAGGCAGGAACAGCTATAGGTCGACAAAATGCGCCAAGCCTGTCCCAGTTTAGCCAAGCCAAAGACATCCCCACCTACATGGATGATTTCAAGTACGGATTTCCATCATCTGGCCTGTCTACTGAAACAATGAAATGGTGGGGGACTGATAGCCACACAGAGACCGCTCCCGCGAAAGACGATAACCGGGAAGGCTCCGAATCAACAAATGAGGCATCGAAAGGTATGACAGACGACGAGTTAGACTGGGGAGCAGACGAACCCGAAGCTGATGCCGACGGAGTGGCTGCTGCAACTGACCCGTCGGCCCAGCTCTGCTCCCTCAGGAGAAAGGCCGCGGGCGATGGGCGCAGGCTGCTGAACGGTGACACCGGCAGGGTCCAGCAGTTGTGCCGACTGAACAAGAGGCAGAAGATAGTGCTGGCCCAGGTGTTCGGAGCTTCACTGCCAGAGCAGCGGAGGAGCAAGCTAGCCTGA
- the LOC125548207 gene encoding uncharacterized protein LOC125548207, which translates to MTSPFLAASGPDDYAFVRCASGCDSWAPHHARLDGDSYRLCSSCVLLSNPEAYCSACLLLLFPGAYAASSREAHIDFSPGPTAACSNCGVFVAHLSCIADPYSFICPPCAAAVGNMPFSYDHAGVGRRALEGRSARVLLTAALLSHESALHDAAAAREKAERSLQEAAAARRQARAMLDAAFRVAEAEAYRDAKEQATPSAPAVVQLKKKTPDTNGHKRKTPKSNDANRERDKLLKFNDMQQPALAFAAAAAAAASSMPSPMPSSRLNQSQVKQEAMPLPMPSSTLDRGGSADRAAKDDYRALFGTLQ; encoded by the exons ATGACGTCTCCCTTCCTCGCCGCCTCAGGCCCCGACGACTACGCGTTCGTCCGCTGCGCCTCCGGCTGCGACTCCTGGGCCCCCCACCACGCCCGCCTCGACGGCGACTCTTATcgcctctgctcctcctgcgtCCTCCTCTCCAACCCCGAGGCCTACTGCTccgcctgcctcctcctcctctttcccGGCGCCTACGCCGCCTCCTCCCGTGAAGCCCACATCGACTTCTCGCCAGGCCCCACCGCCGCCTGCTCCAACTGCGGCGTCTTCGTCGCTCACCTCTCCTGCATCGCGGACCCCTACTCCTTCATCTGCCCGCCGTGCGCCGCCGCCGTCGGCAACATGCCCTTCTCGTACGATCACGCGGGAGTGGGGCGGCGCGCGCTGGAGGGGCGCTCCGCGCGCGTCCTCCTCACCGCGGCGCTGCTTTCGCACGAGTCCGCCTTGCACgacgccgccgcggcccgcgagAAGGCGGAGCGTAGCCTACAGGAGGCCGCGGCCGCCCGGAGGCAAGCGCGCGCCATGCTAGACGCCGCGTTTCGCGTCGCAGAGGCGGAGGCCTACAGGGACGCCAAGGAGCAGGCCACGCCGTCCGCGCCCGCAGTCGTGCAGCTTAAGAAGAAGACGCCTGATACCAACGGGCACAAGAGGAAGACCCCCAAGAGCAACGATGCCAACAGGGAGAGGGACAAGCTGCTCAAGTTCAACGACATGCAGCAGCCGGCGCTGGCATTTGCAGCGGCGGCTGCGGCCGCAGCCAGCTCAATGCCATCGCCGATGCCATCATCAAGACTGAACCAGAGTCAAGTGAAACAGGAGGCCATGCCATTGCCGATGCCGTCATCGACATTGGACCGCGGAG GTTCAGCAGACAGAGCGGCGAAAGATGATTACAGGGCACTCTTCGGCACCTTGCAATAG